One genomic window of Luteitalea pratensis includes the following:
- a CDS encoding ABC transporter permease, with product MSSTFRARLSALAPVLGLVLVIAVFAMMSDDPAQYLSPRNLRIVLAQTVIVALGAIGMTFIIISGGIDLAVGSTIALAGVVTALGVRDGYAPIVAVSAGVVTGGLVGIVNGLAITRLKVLPFIGTLGMLGIARGVAKWLANQQTVNAPETWINELAVTFPTPSWLLVAPGVWISVVLAVAATFLLQQTVFGRRVFAVGSNEAAARACGVQTDRLKVWIYGLAGLLFGLSGVMQMSRLRQGDPTVAIGTELDVIAAVVIGGGSLAGGEGTIAGSLIGALVMAFLRNGSQQMGWPNYVQEIIIGVIIVLAVAADRARRARAT from the coding sequence ATGTCCTCAACGTTCCGCGCGCGGTTGTCCGCCCTGGCCCCGGTCCTCGGCCTGGTGTTAGTCATCGCCGTGTTCGCGATGATGAGCGATGATCCGGCGCAGTACCTGTCGCCGCGCAACCTCCGCATCGTCCTCGCCCAGACCGTCATCGTCGCGCTTGGCGCGATTGGCATGACCTTCATCATCATCAGTGGCGGCATCGACCTCGCCGTCGGATCGACCATCGCGCTGGCGGGCGTGGTCACCGCACTGGGCGTACGGGATGGCTACGCGCCGATCGTCGCCGTGTCGGCCGGCGTGGTGACGGGAGGGCTGGTGGGGATCGTCAACGGGCTGGCGATCACGCGTCTCAAGGTGTTGCCGTTCATCGGCACGCTCGGCATGCTCGGCATCGCCCGCGGCGTCGCCAAGTGGCTCGCCAACCAGCAGACCGTGAATGCACCGGAAACCTGGATCAACGAACTCGCCGTGACGTTCCCCACGCCATCATGGCTGCTCGTGGCGCCGGGCGTCTGGATCTCGGTCGTGCTCGCCGTGGCGGCCACGTTCCTGCTCCAGCAGACCGTCTTCGGGCGTCGCGTGTTCGCCGTCGGCAGCAACGAGGCGGCGGCCCGGGCCTGCGGCGTGCAGACCGATCGGCTGAAGGTCTGGATCTATGGCCTGGCGGGGTTGCTCTTCGGGCTGTCGGGGGTGATGCAGATGTCCCGCCTGCGCCAGGGCGACCCCACGGTCGCGATCGGCACCGAACTCGACGTGATTGCCGCCGTCGTGATCGGCGGCGGCAGCCTGGCGGGCGGAGAGGGCACGATCGCCGGCTCGCTGATCGGCGCCCTCGTCATGGCGTTCCTCCGCAACGGCAGCCAGCAGATGGGGTGGCCCAACTACGTGCAGGAGATCATCATCGGCGTGATCATCGTGCTCGCCGTTGCCGCCGATCGCGCGCGCCGGGCGAGAGCGACTTGA
- a CDS encoding sugar ABC transporter ATP-binding protein, whose product MMLTLTDIRKHFGATRALDGVTLAVRPGRVHALVGENGAGKSTLMHVLAGGLRADAGTMTIGDAPYTPAGPLEAREAGIALIHQELSLCDHLTVAENILLGREPRRGGRYDRAAARSEAARVLAPFHHPELHPDRGVGDLPIAARQVVEICRAVSAQARVVLMDEPTSSLPREDVERLFGLIRRLRSDGVAVVYISHFLEEVRAIADDLSILRDGRTVWTGTADALTDAQIISHMVGRDVAELFPTREHLPADTIRLDAAGVSVGGRVRDASLRVRAGEVLGIAGLVGAGRTELLRGLMGLEDRPVSGRLSVDGHVVSLESRTPWTRLAAGLGYLSEDRKGEGLTLPMSLADNLTCTRYATVSRRGVIDGRAQRTQGQRWLERLKVKARTPLQAVRTLSGGNQQKVALGRLLHQEASVWLLDEPTRGVDVGSKVHLYEAIAAAADAGCAVVIVSSYLPELFGLCDSLAVMSRGRLTSSAPLSAWTPESVMAAAIGTAQ is encoded by the coding sequence ATGATGCTGACGCTGACCGACATCAGGAAGCACTTCGGTGCGACGAGGGCGCTCGATGGCGTCACGCTCGCGGTCCGTCCCGGGCGCGTCCATGCGCTGGTGGGGGAGAACGGCGCCGGCAAGAGCACGTTGATGCACGTGCTGGCTGGCGGGCTGCGTGCCGATGCCGGAACGATGACGATCGGCGACGCGCCGTACACGCCGGCAGGGCCGCTCGAGGCGCGCGAGGCCGGCATCGCACTGATCCACCAGGAACTCTCGCTCTGCGATCACCTTACGGTGGCCGAGAACATCCTGCTCGGCCGCGAACCACGCCGCGGCGGGCGCTACGATCGCGCAGCCGCGCGATCCGAGGCCGCGCGCGTACTCGCGCCGTTCCACCATCCGGAGTTGCATCCCGATCGCGGCGTCGGGGATCTGCCGATTGCGGCGCGACAGGTCGTCGAGATCTGCCGCGCCGTGTCGGCGCAGGCACGCGTGGTGCTGATGGACGAGCCCACGAGCAGCCTGCCGCGCGAAGACGTCGAGCGGCTGTTCGGTCTCATCCGGCGCCTGCGATCGGATGGCGTCGCGGTGGTGTACATCAGCCACTTCCTCGAGGAAGTGCGAGCCATCGCCGACGATCTCTCGATCCTGAGGGACGGCCGCACGGTCTGGACGGGCACGGCGGATGCGCTCACCGATGCGCAGATCATCAGCCACATGGTCGGGCGCGACGTGGCCGAACTCTTCCCCACGCGCGAACATCTCCCTGCCGACACGATCCGCCTGGACGCCGCGGGGGTGTCGGTGGGCGGCCGGGTGCGGGACGCGAGCCTGCGCGTGCGGGCCGGCGAAGTGCTCGGCATCGCTGGACTCGTCGGCGCCGGCCGCACCGAGTTGTTGCGCGGGCTGATGGGCCTCGAGGATCGACCCGTCAGCGGCCGGCTGTCGGTGGACGGCCATGTCGTGTCGCTCGAGAGCCGCACGCCGTGGACACGGCTGGCGGCAGGGCTCGGCTACCTGAGCGAGGACCGCAAGGGCGAGGGACTCACGCTGCCGATGTCGCTTGCCGACAACCTGACATGCACACGGTACGCGACCGTGAGTCGCCGTGGCGTCATCGACGGCCGGGCGCAGCGCACACAGGGGCAGCGCTGGCTCGAGCGACTCAAGGTCAAGGCCCGGACGCCTCTGCAGGCCGTGCGGACCTTGTCGGGCGGCAACCAGCAGAAGGTCGCCCTCGGGCGATTGCTCCACCAGGAGGCGTCGGTGTGGTTGCTCGACGAGCCCACCCGCGGCGTCGACGTCGGCAGCAAGGTGCACCTGTACGAGGCGATCGCGGCGGCCGCCGATGCCGGGTGCGCGGTAGTGATCGTCAGCTCCTACCTGCCTGAATTGTTCGGCCTCTGCGACTCGCTCGCGGTGATGAGCCGCGGTCGCCTCACGTCGTCTGCGCCGCTGTCTGCATGGACGCCGGAGTCGGTGATGGCGGCGGCAATTGGAACAGCACAATGA
- a CDS encoding substrate-binding domain-containing protein: MNVRFQRGVMALALAVLLAGCSDGGKPGTVGKDLKAVGGLHVAVIPKGTTHEFWMSIHAGAIKAQKEYEAQGVSVRLTWKGPIREDDREQQIQVVEGFLSQGVNGIVLAPLDASALVRPVQEAKGAGIPTVVIDSALASGDAVSFVATDNEKGGSLAADRLGMLLGGKGRVLLLRYQEGSASTEAREKGFLDRMKAQYPAVQIVSADQFAGPTRDTAKRASENLLNRFGNQVEGIFTPNESSTAGMLLALQDVGKAGQIKFVGFDSSEAFITAMRNKQLDGVVLQNPFEMGYQGVKTMVAHLKGQAIQARVDTGVTIVTPDNLDTEASKALLNPPLSEYLK, from the coding sequence ATGAACGTGCGCTTCCAACGTGGTGTGATGGCGCTGGCTCTCGCGGTTTTGCTCGCTGGCTGCAGCGATGGCGGCAAACCGGGCACGGTCGGCAAGGACCTCAAGGCTGTCGGCGGGCTGCACGTGGCGGTGATCCCGAAAGGGACGACGCACGAGTTCTGGATGAGCATCCACGCTGGCGCCATCAAGGCGCAGAAGGAGTACGAGGCGCAGGGCGTATCGGTCCGTCTCACCTGGAAGGGCCCGATTCGCGAGGACGACCGCGAGCAGCAGATCCAGGTCGTGGAAGGATTCCTGAGCCAGGGCGTCAACGGCATCGTGCTCGCCCCGCTCGATGCGAGCGCGCTGGTGCGTCCGGTCCAGGAAGCGAAGGGCGCGGGCATTCCCACGGTGGTCATCGACTCCGCGCTGGCGTCCGGCGATGCGGTCAGTTTCGTCGCCACCGACAACGAGAAGGGCGGTTCGCTGGCCGCCGATCGGCTGGGGATGCTGCTGGGTGGCAAGGGGCGCGTGCTGCTGCTTCGATACCAGGAAGGGTCGGCGAGCACCGAGGCGCGCGAGAAGGGCTTCCTCGATCGCATGAAGGCGCAATACCCGGCCGTGCAGATCGTCTCGGCCGATCAGTTCGCCGGCCCGACGCGCGACACGGCCAAGCGCGCCTCGGAGAACCTCCTCAATCGCTTCGGTAACCAGGTGGAGGGCATCTTCACGCCGAACGAATCGTCCACGGCCGGCATGCTGCTCGCGCTGCAGGATGTCGGCAAGGCCGGGCAGATCAAGTTCGTCGGCTTCGACTCGAGCGAGGCGTTCATCACCGCGATGCGCAACAAGCAACTCGATGGCGTGGTGCTGCAGAACCCGTTCGAGATGGGATACCAGGGCGTGAAGACCATGGTCGCTCACCTGAAGGGGCAGGCCATCCAGGCCCGCGTCGACACTGGCGTCACGATCGTCACGCCGGACAACCTCGACACCGAGGCCTCGAAGGCGCTGCTGAATCCGCCCTTGTCGGAATATCTGAAGTAG
- a CDS encoding zinc-dependent alcohol dehydrogenase, whose translation MKAAVLSAPGVMSIREIADPVVGPRDVVVRVTGVGLCGTDFHIYEGHANYHTDRLGRPIPFDVSPQVLGHEVAGVVEVVGSEVRDLSAGDAVVLDQGRNCLSAGSAALCEYCATGDSHQCETYAEHGITGWQGGLAEVLVMPAVNAVRRGHALPAEHAALTEPLACVLHAYAAVGRCRDIARYRLQDADPSARVQTVVIAGAGPAGLLFLQHLRQVVGLDGRIIVSEPNATRQALARHYGADAVIDPAATDVVDAVLTLTDGRRAEYLIDASGSAQVFRQMPGLIRKQATVLLYAHGQSGVDLGVLNTLMFREPQLISPIGASGGFDSDGRPSVYRQSLELLESGRIDVSRIVTHRYPALEDIPHAFGSDDRAGADYVKGVYAPA comes from the coding sequence GTGAAGGCCGCTGTCCTCTCCGCTCCCGGCGTGATGTCGATCCGCGAGATTGCCGACCCGGTCGTCGGGCCGCGCGATGTCGTCGTACGGGTGACCGGCGTCGGCCTCTGTGGTACCGACTTCCACATCTACGAAGGCCACGCCAACTACCACACCGACCGTCTCGGGCGACCGATTCCGTTCGACGTCTCGCCGCAGGTGCTCGGGCACGAGGTGGCGGGTGTCGTCGAGGTCGTGGGCAGTGAGGTGCGTGACCTGTCGGCCGGCGACGCCGTGGTGCTCGACCAGGGCCGGAACTGCCTCAGTGCCGGATCTGCCGCGTTGTGCGAGTACTGCGCAACGGGCGACTCGCACCAATGCGAGACGTATGCCGAGCACGGCATCACCGGCTGGCAGGGCGGCCTGGCGGAGGTCCTGGTCATGCCGGCCGTGAATGCGGTGCGGCGCGGGCACGCGCTTCCCGCCGAGCACGCCGCCCTCACCGAACCGCTCGCGTGCGTCCTCCACGCCTATGCCGCGGTGGGCCGTTGCCGCGACATCGCCCGCTATCGCCTGCAGGATGCCGACCCCTCGGCCCGTGTGCAGACGGTCGTCATTGCCGGCGCCGGCCCCGCCGGCCTGCTGTTCCTGCAGCACCTCCGCCAGGTCGTGGGCTTGGATGGCCGCATCATCGTCAGCGAGCCCAATGCGACCCGGCAGGCGCTGGCGCGCCACTACGGCGCCGACGCCGTGATTGATCCCGCCGCGACCGATGTCGTCGATGCGGTGCTGACGCTGACCGACGGTCGCCGCGCGGAGTACCTGATCGACGCATCGGGCAGTGCGCAGGTGTTCCGGCAGATGCCGGGCCTGATCAGGAAGCAGGCCACGGTCCTGCTCTACGCCCACGGCCAGTCCGGGGTCGACCTCGGCGTGCTCAACACGCTGATGTTCCGTGAACCGCAATTGATTTCGCCGATCGGCGCGTCTGGCGGATTCGACAGCGACGGACGCCCGTCGGTGTATCGTCAGTCGCTCGAACTGCTGGAGTCGGGCCGCATCGACGTGAGCCGCATCGTCACGCATCGCTATCCGGCGCTGGAAGACATCCCGCACGCGTTCGGCAGCGATGATCGGGCGGGAGCGGACTACGTCAAGGGCGTGTACGCGCCGGCATAG
- a CDS encoding UxaA family hydrolase, which produces MSTATSQAAPLSAYAIHVDARDNVAVAKVPVPRGTLVQVGGNIVEVLDDVPPGHRFALVVIPDGDFVRQYGQPIGTSKGVTAGALISRANMSNDVPVVRELDEDMHTAAPEYVPESQRATFMGYRRPDGRVGIRNWILIVPTSMCAAHEAVQIATVAEFTLFDKAKYPNVDGVTAIPHNKGCGCSDGSNIEVMLRTLAAYADHPNVAGVVFIGLGCEKTNLTVMEKYLNDQHRPLNKPVARIGIQDAGGTQGAVKRGLEAVEAMLPVANQITRTPTPISELSLGVKCGGSDGFSGLSANPALGRAADELVRQGGTVLITEVPEFCGAEHILAWRAKDATTGHAVYDMVDWYKDYASKFGTVLNENPSPGNVAGGLLNITIKSLGAIAKAGTTRVEGVVGYAEQPKGRGLYLMQGPGYDQESTPGLIASGAQLVVFTTGRGTTIGNAIAPVLKLASNNPIFERMKSDLDMSAGDVIDGTRSIDEVGLEVFEHVRRVASGEMLGKSEENKHREFQVWAEQSVSL; this is translated from the coding sequence ATGTCTACCGCTACGTCGCAAGCCGCACCCCTCTCGGCCTACGCCATCCATGTCGATGCCCGCGACAACGTCGCCGTCGCCAAGGTCCCCGTGCCGCGCGGGACGCTGGTGCAGGTCGGAGGCAACATCGTCGAGGTGCTCGACGACGTGCCGCCGGGGCATCGCTTCGCTCTGGTGGTGATCCCGGATGGCGATTTCGTCCGGCAGTACGGTCAGCCGATCGGGACGTCGAAAGGCGTGACCGCGGGGGCGTTGATCTCGCGTGCCAACATGTCCAACGACGTGCCCGTCGTGCGCGAACTCGATGAGGACATGCACACGGCCGCGCCCGAGTACGTGCCCGAGTCACAGCGCGCGACGTTCATGGGCTATCGGCGTCCCGACGGCCGCGTCGGCATCCGCAACTGGATCCTGATCGTGCCGACCAGCATGTGCGCGGCGCACGAGGCCGTGCAGATTGCCACCGTCGCCGAGTTCACGCTCTTCGACAAGGCGAAGTACCCCAACGTCGACGGCGTCACGGCCATCCCCCACAACAAGGGGTGCGGCTGCTCGGACGGCTCCAACATCGAAGTCATGCTGCGCACGCTCGCCGCGTATGCCGACCACCCCAACGTGGCTGGCGTGGTGTTCATCGGGCTCGGCTGCGAGAAGACCAACCTGACCGTGATGGAGAAGTACCTGAACGACCAGCACCGGCCGCTCAACAAGCCCGTGGCGCGCATCGGCATCCAGGACGCCGGCGGCACGCAGGGTGCGGTCAAGCGCGGGCTCGAAGCGGTGGAGGCGATGCTGCCCGTGGCCAACCAGATTACGCGCACGCCCACGCCAATCAGCGAACTCTCGCTCGGCGTGAAGTGCGGCGGATCGGACGGCTTCTCCGGCCTGTCGGCCAATCCGGCACTCGGGCGCGCGGCCGACGAACTCGTGCGGCAGGGCGGCACGGTGCTGATCACCGAGGTGCCCGAGTTCTGCGGCGCCGAACACATCCTCGCCTGGCGCGCCAAGGATGCCACCACTGGCCATGCCGTCTACGACATGGTGGACTGGTACAAGGACTACGCCTCCAAGTTCGGCACGGTCCTCAACGAGAACCCGAGTCCGGGCAATGTCGCCGGCGGCCTCCTCAACATCACCATCAAGTCGCTTGGCGCCATCGCGAAGGCCGGCACCACGCGCGTCGAGGGTGTCGTCGGCTATGCGGAGCAGCCGAAGGGGCGCGGCCTGTACCTGATGCAGGGGCCGGGCTACGACCAGGAGTCGACGCCGGGGCTGATCGCGTCGGGCGCGCAGTTGGTGGTGTTCACCACGGGCCGCGGCACCACGATCGGCAACGCCATCGCGCCGGTGCTCAAGCTGGCGTCCAACAACCCGATCTTCGAGCGCATGAAGTCGGACCTGGACATGTCGGCCGGCGACGTCATCGACGGTACCCGCTCGATCGACGAAGTCGGCCTCGAGGTCTTCGAGCACGTCCGGCGCGTCGCCAGCGGCGAGATGCTCGGCAAGTCGGAGGAGAACAAGCACCGCGAGTTCCAGGTGTGGGCCGAGCAGAGCGTCAGCCTGTAG
- a CDS encoding M23 family metallopeptidase, with amino-acid sequence MKRARAESAAWTAVLVACATVALMGIATFMLHVHRDWGGRPSMVTRQSATMPAAAAKTRPARVLVPKAVGATPHEGAHDGAPAAGPPVVTDAIVEMLRARALTIPVSGLTAAALVPSFSEVRGERVHEALDIMAPTGTPVVAVEDGTVARLFTSKAGGLTIYQFDPSQSVAYYYAHLQGYASGVVDGATVRRGQVIGYVGSTGNANPAAPHLHFAIFVLGPEKRWWQGTPIDPYPVFR; translated from the coding sequence GTGAAGAGAGCCCGAGCGGAGTCGGCGGCGTGGACGGCGGTGCTGGTTGCCTGCGCGACGGTGGCGCTGATGGGGATCGCGACCTTCATGCTGCACGTCCATCGTGACTGGGGCGGTCGCCCGTCGATGGTGACGCGCCAGTCAGCCACCATGCCTGCGGCGGCAGCGAAGACACGCCCTGCACGAGTCCTGGTGCCCAAGGCCGTCGGTGCCACGCCCCACGAGGGCGCGCACGACGGGGCTCCGGCCGCAGGTCCCCCCGTCGTCACCGACGCCATCGTCGAGATGTTGCGTGCGCGCGCGTTGACGATTCCCGTGAGCGGGCTGACGGCGGCCGCGCTCGTGCCCTCGTTCTCCGAGGTTCGCGGCGAGCGGGTGCACGAAGCGCTGGACATCATGGCGCCCACTGGCACGCCGGTGGTTGCCGTCGAGGACGGCACGGTGGCCAGATTGTTCACCAGCAAGGCCGGCGGCCTGACGATCTACCAGTTCGATCCGTCGCAGTCGGTGGCGTACTACTACGCGCACCTGCAGGGGTATGCGTCCGGAGTCGTGGACGGAGCGACGGTGCGCCGCGGCCAGGTCATCGGCTACGTCGGCAGCACCGGCAACGCCAATCCCGCAGCGCCGCACCTGCACTTCGCGATCTTCGTGCTCGGTCCGGAGAAGCGCTGGTGGCAGGGGACGCCGATCGACCCGTATCCGGTGTTCAGATGA
- a CDS encoding L,D-transpeptidase family protein, with protein MFKRLEADWYYQSAGHGNDLAPVVNMTRSGPPRFLRCTSTVGLLVATTFLPQSAHGQPAAGTPHQVPAGLAVQVALDRAGFSPGVIDGAPGRTTRAALQRFQEAKGLTPSGAMDDATRQALPADASLVDYTLTAEDLAGPFLDRIPDDMMEKRTLEVLAYTSPAEMLAERFHTTSRLLARLNPRLTWKAGTMMRVPNVEPCVVPATTETRQVNPPEAEGVAEVHVSKAAGALTVKGVDGKVLFSAPVTSGSDHDPLPLGTWKVTAVYLRPVFHYSPDLFWDADPSHAKARLPAGPNNPVGLVWIDLDKEHYGLHGTPEPDRVGVTQSHGCVRLTNWDALRVAALVKTGTPVIFEP; from the coding sequence GTGTTCAAACGGCTCGAGGCGGATTGGTACTACCAGTCGGCAGGGCACGGCAACGACCTTGCACCAGTGGTCAACATGACTCGCTCCGGACCGCCTCGTTTCCTGCGTTGCACCTCGACCGTGGGCCTGCTCGTCGCGACCACATTTCTGCCCCAGTCGGCCCACGGCCAGCCAGCGGCAGGAACGCCGCACCAGGTCCCCGCAGGTCTCGCGGTCCAGGTGGCGCTCGACCGGGCCGGGTTCTCCCCTGGCGTCATCGACGGTGCGCCTGGCCGGACCACGCGCGCGGCGCTGCAGCGTTTCCAGGAGGCGAAGGGCCTGACGCCATCAGGGGCGATGGACGACGCGACGCGCCAGGCACTGCCTGCCGACGCGTCGCTCGTGGATTACACCCTGACCGCCGAGGATCTGGCTGGGCCGTTCCTGGATCGCATTCCGGACGACATGATGGAAAAGCGCACACTCGAGGTGCTCGCCTACACCTCGCCTGCCGAGATGCTCGCGGAGCGCTTTCATACCACGTCCCGCCTGCTGGCGCGATTGAATCCCAGGCTGACGTGGAAGGCGGGGACCATGATGCGGGTGCCCAACGTCGAACCGTGCGTGGTGCCTGCGACGACGGAGACGCGGCAGGTGAACCCGCCCGAGGCGGAGGGCGTGGCTGAGGTGCACGTCTCGAAGGCGGCTGGGGCCCTGACGGTGAAGGGCGTGGACGGCAAGGTCCTCTTCTCCGCGCCGGTCACGTCCGGCAGCGATCACGACCCACTGCCGCTCGGGACGTGGAAGGTGACGGCCGTGTACCTCCGCCCGGTCTTCCACTACAGCCCGGATCTGTTCTGGGATGCCGATCCCTCACACGCGAAGGCCAGGCTGCCCGCGGGTCCCAATAACCCTGTCGGCCTGGTCTGGATCGATTTGGACAAGGAGCACTACGGCCTGCATGGCACTCCTGAGCCCGACCGCGTCGGCGTCACGCAATCGCACGGGTGCGTGCGCCTGACCAACTGGGACGCCTTGCGCGTGGCCGCGCTCGTCAAGACCGGCACTCCCGTGATCTTCGAGCCGTGA